Proteins from one Arsenophonus apicola genomic window:
- a CDS encoding NAD-dependent epimerase translates to MKYLITGCAGFIGFTLCQRLLQNGHQVVGLDNLNHYYDPDLKKARLERLTIYSQFQFLRLDIIEREKVIEVITLGKFDRVIHLAAQAGVRYSLKDPFAYADSNLTGFLSILEGCYYGQIPHLIYASSSSVYGMNNQFPCSTDMSVDHPISLYAATKRANELMAHAYSHLYNLPTTGLRFFTVYGPWGRPDMALFKFTKAILEMKPIDVYNNGDLSRDFTFVEDIVAGILSIADIIPPKKTDRSLTVNSDAPYRIYNIGNGQPIKLLDFISALEQALGKKAIKNMLPMQAGDVHTTWADTKDLFSLTGYRPQISIKEGVKAFVDWYRTYYRV, encoded by the coding sequence ATGAAATATTTAATAACAGGATGTGCCGGTTTTATTGGATTTACTCTATGTCAGCGTTTATTACAAAATGGTCATCAGGTGGTTGGTCTGGATAATCTGAATCACTATTATGATCCTGATTTAAAAAAAGCCCGCCTGGAACGCTTAACGATTTATTCGCAATTTCAATTTTTGCGGCTGGACATTATTGAACGTGAAAAAGTGATTGAAGTGATTACCTTAGGCAAATTTGATCGGGTAATTCATCTTGCTGCGCAGGCAGGTGTTCGCTACTCGTTAAAGGATCCTTTTGCTTATGCGGATAGTAATTTAACCGGTTTCTTATCTATATTAGAAGGTTGTTACTATGGCCAGATCCCCCATCTTATCTATGCTTCTTCCAGTTCAGTATATGGTATGAATAATCAATTTCCTTGTTCTACCGATATGTCCGTTGATCATCCGATCTCTCTCTATGCGGCCACTAAAAGAGCCAATGAGTTAATGGCGCATGCTTACTCTCATCTGTATAATTTGCCAACTACCGGGTTACGCTTTTTTACTGTTTATGGTCCTTGGGGACGGCCAGATATGGCGTTATTTAAATTCACTAAAGCTATTTTGGAGATGAAGCCGATTGATGTATATAATAATGGCGATCTGAGCCGCGACTTTACTTTTGTTGAAGATATTGTTGCAGGAATATTATCAATTGCTGATATCATTCCACCAAAAAAGACCGACAGATCTTTAACGGTTAACAGTGATGCGCCTTATCGTATTTATAATATTGGTAACGGTCAGCCAATAAAATTATTGGATTTTATTTCCGCCCTCGAGCAGGCATTAGGAAAAAAAGCGATTAAAAATATGTTGCCAATGCAAGCCGGTGATGTTCATACCACTTGGGCCGATACCAAAGATTTATTTTCGTTAACCGGTTATCGGCCACAGATTTCGATTAAAGAAGGGGTAAAAGCGTTTGTTGACTGGTATCGGACTTATTATCGCGTTTAG